A single Lolium perenne isolate Kyuss_39 chromosome 6, Kyuss_2.0, whole genome shotgun sequence DNA region contains:
- the LOC127305649 gene encoding uncharacterized protein, whose translation MAPSAAVPAAASAEADGAPRMAKFLISFGGSILPRPLDGRLRYVGGDTRIVMLPRDIPYSDLAARMRELYEDADIIKYQQPDEDLDALVSVVNDDDVVNMMEEYDKLIAAGEGFTRLRVFLFSQHLDDDAVSAAVHYRGDDRETERRYVDALNSLGDMRSPSSPVSVEQLFGIGGNESGIPDSLHHLNVPRPSQSQRYGEMDSPWSPAYVSPGQQYGVHDPRDFPVSPSSARFQVGAEDFDERIPDDFVRSSPKYRHYETQSPPHVDNLVWLPPGAVIQQNAGFPGNLGQQNAGFPGNLGRSGTFLDGNSVYDSRSPFQKVQGSVGDPRYVDPRWRPVTQTFDQSSMANEYSAHPSNPRQDYFRPGEHYVVGQDVRLENGVYVKDQAGGHPPMFYNESHPHDRAWHAHPNQSHQRYEDPRLNLAGNGRVMDPYIDSNSANSAFAPNKVYEMHSASHSRSSHESPHYYHGSGEHINDAYHNQQVVSSGSYVQTSGFEESTGQHYSHTSTYGGDTFYQMQQNLPPLQPSRRRASSPVHTASPYESPHLPIPNGGSINSNFVRNTGDVSPRIPGVPAYDRVPNPWPLPNGSIPYRIVGHDIPAAVENSSSLGPWPNTNTTQYAQPFFAPESAQQQPGAPLIEIVPERASAGPMPASRDGKVSVAAVPLTDQLSILDISTTNKFEGPQDERHARNVTDSHSVIDPSTLVHSVEVTHEVQQGKSTEHDGRATALQEGGDISGDRLNLLPEFVASVKKAALEDAEKPGEIQPDASRAISPVCADDNDEKKFDENTEGNQDNDVHGSCDPHKSSGIESTPAEAEALSKGLQTIKNDDLEEIRELGSGTYGAVFHGKWRGCDVAIKRIKASCFDGRPSERERLIADFWKEAQILSSLHHPNVVAFYGVVRDGPDGSLATVTEFMVNGSLKQFLRKKDRTIDRRKRVILAMDAAFGMEYLHGKNIVHFDLKCENLLVNMRDPQRPICKIGDLGLSKVKQHTLVSGGVRGTLPWMAPELLSGKSDMVSEKIDVYSFGIVMWELLTGDDPYSDMRAAEIIGGIVNNALRPQIPSWCDPEWKSLMEGSWAGEPSERPSFTEISQRLRKMAAAMNVK comes from the exons ATGGCGCCCTCTGCCGCCGTCCCGGCCGCGGCCAGCGCCGAGGCCGACGGGGCACCGCGCATGGCCAAGTTCCTCATCAGCTTCGGGGGCAGCATCCTGCCGCGCCCGCTCGACGGCCGCCTCCGCTACGTCGGCGGCGACACCCGGATCGTCATGCTGCCCCGCGACATACCCTACTCCGACCTGGCCGCGCGGATGCGCGAGCTCTACGAGGACGCCGACATCATCAAGTACCAGCAGCCCGACGAGGACCTCGACGCGCTGGTCTCGGTCGTCAACGATGACGATGTGGTCAACATGATGGAGGAGTACGACAAGCTCATCGCTGCCGGGGAGGGGTTCACTCGGCTGAGGGTCTTCTTGTTCTCGCAGCACTTGGATGATGATGCTGTATCGGCGGCTGTGCACTACCGCGGAGATGAccgggagacggagaggaggtaTGTTGACGCGCTCAATAGCCTCGGCGACATGAGGTCGCCTTCCTCTCCGGTATCGGTGGAGCAGCTTTTCGGCATCGGAGGCAACGAGTCGGGAATTCCTGACAGTTTGCACCATTTGAATGTTCCTCGCCCATCACAGAGTCAGAGGTATGGGGAGATGGATTCTCCTTGGAGCCCGGCATATGTCTCTCCAGGGCAGCAGTATGGAGTGCATGATCCCAGGGATTTTCCAGTTTCACCGTCATCTGCAAGGTTTCAGGTCGGAGCGGAGGATTTTGATGAGAGGATTCCTGATGACTTTGTGAGGAGTTCACCAAAATACCGGCACTACGAGACTCAGTCACCGCCACATGTGGATAACTTGGTCTGGCTTCCACCTGGTGCTGTAATTCAGCAAAATGCTGGCTTCCCAGGGAACTTGGGCCAGCAAAATGCTGGCTTCCCCGGGAACTTGGGCCGCTCTGGCACTTTCTTGGATGGAAACAGTGTATATGACTCCCGTTCGCCGTTCCAGAAGGTTCAAGGTTCAGTGGGCGATCCTCGCTATGTGGATCCCCGTTGGAGGCCAGTCACACAAACTTTTGACCAGTCCAGCATGGCAAATGAGTATTCTGCTCACCCTTCTAATCCGCGCCAAGATTATTTTCGTCCTGGTGAGCATTATGTTGTAGGCCAAGATGTTAGGCTAGAAAATGGTGTTTATGTGAAAGACCAGGCTGGTGGTCACCCTCCCATGTTCTACAATGAATCGCATCCTCATGATAGAGCTTGGCATGCGCATCCCAACCAAAGCCATCAACGGTACGAGGATCCAAGGTTGAATCTGGCTGGCAATGGTAGAGTGATGGATCCATACATTGATAGCAACTCTGCTAATTCCGCATTTGCACCAAACAAAGTGTATGAAATGCATTCAGCATCCCACAGTCGCTCAAGCCATGAAAGTCCCCACTATTATCATGGCAGTGGAGAGCATATCAATgatgcatatcataatcaacaagtTGTAAGTAGTGGCTCGTATGTCCAGACGTCGGGTTTTGAAGAATCGACAGGCCAGCATTACAGCCATACTTCAACATATGGTGGAGATACCTTTTACCAAATGCAGCAGAATTTGCCACCACTTCAACCAAGCAGAAGGAGGGCAAGCAGCCCTGTTCATACAGCCTCACCATATGAATCCCCACACCTGCCGATCCCAAATGGTGGGAGTATTAACTCCAACTTCGTCAGAAACACAGGTGATGTTAGTCCAAGGATTCCAGGTGTGCCTGCATATGATCGAGTTCCAAACCCATGGCCTTTACCCAACGGCAGCATACCTTATAGAATTGTTGGACATGATATTCCTGCTGCTGTAGAAAACTCTTCCTCTCTAGGTCCTTGGCCAAATACAAATACTACTCAGTATGCTCAGCCGTTCTTTGCCCCAGAATCAGCCCAGCAGCAACCTGGGGCTCCGTTGATAGAAATTGTTCCTGAAAGAGCATCCGCTGGACCCATGCCGGCATCACGTGATGGTAAAGTATCTGTTGCTGCAGTACCCCTCACTGATCAGTTGTCCATTTTGGACATTAGCACAACAAACAAATTTGAAGGACCACAGGATGAAAGGCATGCTAGAAATGTGACTGACTCGCACTCTGTCATTGACCCTAGTACCTTGGTCCACAGTGTTGAAGTTACACATGAAGTCCAACAGGGCAAGTCTACAGAACATGACGGCAGGGCTACAGCATTGCAGGAAGGTGGGGATATATCGGGGGACAGATTAAATCTCCTTCCAGAGTTTGTCGCCTCTGTTAAAAAGGCCGCACTGGAAGATGCCGAGAAGCCAGGAGAGATTCAGCCAGATGCTTCTCGTGCTATTTCACCTGTCTGTGCTGATGACAATGACGAAAAGAAGTTTGATGAG AATACTGAGGGAAATCAGGACAATGATGTCCATGGAAGCTGCGACCCTCACAAAAGTTCCGGGATCGAATCTACACCCGCTGAAGCTGAAGCTTTGTCTAAaggactacag ACTATAAAAAATGATGATCTGGAGGAAATCAGAGAGCTGGGTTCAGGTACTTATGGGGCAGTCTTTCATGGTAAATGGAGAGGGTGTGATGTTGCCATCAAAAGAATAAAAGCGAGTTGCTTTGATGGAAGGCCATCCGAGAGGGAGCGCTTG ATTGCAGATTTCTGGAAAGAAGCTCAGATCCTGAGCTCACTTCATCATCCCAATGTAGTTGCATTTTATGGTGTTGTTCGCGATGGTCCTGATGGAAGCTTAGCTACTGTTACTGAGTTTATGGTCAATGGGTCTCTGAAACAATTCTTGAGGAAAAAAGACCG GACAATCGATCGCCGCAAAAGAGTTATATTGGCCATGGATGCTGCATTTGGCATGGAATATTTGCATGGGAAGAATATCGTCCATTTCGATCTCAAGTGTGAAAACCTACTGGTAAACATGAGGGATCCACAGCGACCGATCTGCAAG ATTGGTGATCTCGGGCTATCGAAGGTGAAGCAGCATACTTTGGTGTCTGGTGGTGTTAGAGGAACCTTACCATGGATGGCGCCAGAGCTTTTGAGTGGGAAAAGCGATATGGTGTCAGAGAAG ATTGATGTGTACTCATTTGGTATTGTGATGTGGGAGCTACTTACTGGTGACGACCCGTACTCTGATATGCGCGCTGCTGAAATAATTG GGGGCATCGTGAACAATGCTCTACGTCCTCAGATCCCTTCCTGGTGTGATCCTGAATGGAAATCATTGATGGAAGGTAGCTGGGCTGGTGAACCGTCTGAGAGACCATCGTTCACCGAAATATCTCAAAGATTGAGGAAAATGGCCGCAGCAATGAACGTGAAGTAA